A stretch of Chitinophaga caeni DNA encodes these proteins:
- a CDS encoding TIGR01777 family oxidoreductase, with translation MARVLITGGTGLVGRALTKLFSGRGYQVIILSRQAMHSDDPQVSYATWDISRQYIDADAIESADYIVHLAGAGVADKRWTSARKQEIRDSRVLSSQLLEKYLLQQPHKVKKFISASATGFYGEDNGKEPFTENMQAHDDFLGNTCSQWEESVHAIRRNTGIPTVIFRTGIVLSREGGAIREFYKPLKLGFATILGNGEQMVSWIHIQDLVRLYFNAIVNDALEGTFNAVAPQPVSNRELISAMAKAAKGRSFITVHAPKFMLKLALGEMSIEVLKSCTVSSKKIQSTGFQFSYPAIEDAMAQLFLKRGAQD, from the coding sequence ATGGCAAGGGTGCTAATTACCGGGGGAACAGGCCTGGTGGGCAGGGCATTAACCAAATTATTTTCTGGCAGGGGATACCAAGTCATTATCCTAAGCAGGCAGGCTATGCATTCCGATGACCCGCAGGTTAGTTACGCCACTTGGGACATTTCCCGGCAGTATATCGATGCCGATGCCATTGAATCCGCCGATTATATCGTTCACCTTGCCGGCGCCGGCGTAGCGGATAAACGTTGGACTTCCGCCAGGAAGCAGGAAATCAGGGATAGCCGGGTTTTAAGTAGCCAATTACTAGAAAAATATTTATTACAACAACCTCATAAGGTTAAGAAATTTATCAGCGCTTCAGCTACCGGTTTTTACGGTGAGGATAATGGTAAAGAGCCATTTACGGAGAACATGCAAGCCCATGATGATTTCCTCGGAAATACCTGTTCCCAATGGGAAGAAAGCGTGCATGCTATCCGGCGAAACACCGGTATACCTACCGTGATCTTCAGAACCGGAATTGTATTGAGCCGCGAGGGAGGCGCCATCCGCGAGTTTTATAAGCCTTTAAAATTGGGATTTGCCACGATTTTGGGTAACGGGGAACAAATGGTGAGCTGGATTCACATACAGGACTTAGTACGGCTATATTTTAACGCGATCGTGAACGATGCACTCGAAGGTACCTTTAATGCTGTAGCGCCCCAGCCCGTTTCAAATCGTGAATTAATCAGCGCGATGGCGAAAGCAGCGAAAGGCAGGAGCTTCATTACAGTGCACGCCCCCAAATTTATGCTGAAACTTGCTTTGGGAGAAATGTCAATAGAAGTGCTTAAAAGTTGCACCGTTTCTTCTAAAAAAATTCAATCTACAGGTTTCCAATTTTCCTACCCTGCAATAGAGGATGCAATGGCGCAGCTATTTCTGAAGAGAGGCGCCCAAGATTAA